The following are encoded together in the Xanthobacter autotrophicus Py2 genome:
- a CDS encoding MbtH domain protein (PFAM: MbtH domain protein~KEGG: bam:Bamb_1530 MbtH domain protein) produces MAFDDENAVFRVVRNDEDMYSIWPLHRPVPAGWSDAGFTGTKAACLAHVEQIWTDMRPLSLRRAMDGEKAANAGGNGAAR; encoded by the coding sequence ATGGCATTCGATGACGAGAACGCGGTGTTCCGAGTGGTCCGCAACGACGAAGACATGTACTCCATCTGGCCGCTGCACCGGCCCGTGCCCGCCGGCTGGAGTGACGCCGGCTTCACCGGCACCAAGGCCGCCTGCCTCGCGCACGTGGAGCAGATCTGGACCGACATGCGCCCCCTGAGCCTGCGCCGGGCCATGGACGGCGAAAAGGCCGCCAACGCGGGCGGCAACGGAGCCGCCCGGTGA
- a CDS encoding cyclic peptide transporter (TIGRFAM: cyclic peptide transporter~PFAM: ABC transporter related~SMART: AAA ATPase~KEGG: nmu:Nmul_A1823 cyclic peptide transporter), protein MGPSPAPVAADAANAASRPPQESGFSLLGFVFGQNPVEFSTAVATSLLSGVAAVALIILINMALASDGSDLATLGLVFAAVAVVTVALQTASGILFGRLGQEVLARLRSRIAERVEAAPLRAVEQVGPARLQALITDDVFTLATVVVRLPVLFTNAVAISGCLFYLAWLSLPLFVGAAGMMALGVAGYMLVARRARHHLEHAGGRQDTLFAHLSALVLGTKELKLNRAKAEDFRTRHLGAAIETVRRARTHGITLLALGSAWGSLIVFGFIGLVLFVFTGGGTVATGYAVVLLFLIGPLAAVMEDLPRLAVARVAGQRLAETEAALATRDTEPAPPAPFASLAFEAVTHAYWDERTAEMFRLGPVDIAFAPGEIVFLVGGNGSGKTTLAKLVTGLYAPESGTVRLNGAIVDDTSRSTQRALFSAVFGDFHLFESLIGLSGAPDLDARANRLISRLALTHKVSVDDGHFSTRDLSTGQRKRLALVAAVLEDRPFLVFDEWAADQDPAFKGVFYRELLPELKALGKSVLVISHDDRYFDCGDRIVHMENGQITGDARTGADDDARREDPKFPEPSFVFQSTPI, encoded by the coding sequence ATGGGCCCGTCACCCGCGCCCGTCGCCGCGGACGCTGCCAACGCCGCATCGCGGCCCCCGCAGGAGAGCGGCTTCTCGCTTCTGGGCTTCGTGTTCGGGCAGAACCCGGTGGAATTCTCCACCGCCGTGGCCACCAGCCTGCTGAGCGGCGTCGCCGCTGTCGCCCTGATCATCCTCATCAACATGGCGCTGGCCTCCGACGGGTCGGACCTTGCGACACTGGGCCTCGTCTTCGCGGCGGTCGCGGTGGTGACGGTGGCGCTGCAGACGGCGTCCGGCATCCTGTTCGGCCGGCTCGGGCAAGAGGTGCTGGCCCGCCTGCGCAGCCGCATCGCCGAGCGGGTGGAAGCCGCGCCCCTGCGCGCGGTGGAGCAGGTGGGGCCGGCGCGGCTGCAGGCCCTCATCACCGACGATGTGTTCACCCTCGCCACCGTGGTGGTGCGGCTGCCGGTGCTGTTCACCAATGCCGTCGCCATCTCCGGCTGCCTCTTCTATCTCGCCTGGCTGTCCCTGCCGCTGTTTGTCGGCGCGGCGGGGATGATGGCGCTGGGAGTTGCCGGCTACATGCTGGTGGCGAGGCGGGCGCGACATCATCTGGAGCATGCGGGCGGGCGGCAGGACACGCTGTTTGCCCACCTGTCGGCGCTGGTGCTCGGCACCAAAGAGCTGAAGCTCAACCGCGCCAAGGCCGAGGATTTCCGCACCCGCCATCTGGGCGCCGCCATCGAGACCGTGCGGCGCGCTCGCACCCACGGCATCACCCTGCTGGCGCTCGGCTCCGCCTGGGGCAGCCTGATCGTGTTCGGCTTCATCGGCCTCGTGCTGTTCGTGTTCACCGGCGGCGGCACGGTGGCCACCGGCTATGCGGTGGTGCTGCTGTTCCTCATCGGGCCGCTCGCCGCCGTGATGGAGGACCTGCCCCGGCTGGCGGTCGCCCGCGTCGCCGGCCAGCGCCTTGCCGAAACCGAGGCGGCCCTTGCCACCCGCGACACGGAGCCGGCCCCGCCCGCGCCGTTCGCGAGCCTCGCCTTCGAGGCCGTCACCCACGCCTATTGGGACGAGCGGACGGCGGAGATGTTCCGCCTCGGCCCCGTGGACATCGCCTTCGCGCCGGGGGAAATCGTGTTTCTGGTGGGCGGCAACGGCTCCGGCAAGACCACCCTTGCCAAGCTCGTCACCGGCCTCTACGCGCCGGAGAGCGGCACGGTGCGGCTCAATGGCGCCATCGTCGACGATACCAGCCGGAGCACGCAGCGCGCCCTGTTCTCAGCCGTGTTCGGCGACTTCCACCTGTTCGAGAGCCTGATCGGCCTGTCAGGGGCGCCGGACCTCGACGCCCGCGCCAACCGGCTGATCTCGCGGCTCGCCCTGACCCACAAGGTGAGCGTGGATGACGGGCACTTCTCCACCCGCGATCTCTCCACCGGCCAGCGCAAGCGCCTCGCCCTCGTCGCCGCCGTGCTGGAGGACCGCCCCTTCCTGGTGTTCGACGAATGGGCGGCAGACCAGGACCCTGCCTTCAAGGGCGTATTCTACCGCGAGCTGCTGCCGGAGCTGAAGGCGCTGGGCAAGAGCGTGCTCGTGATCTCCCACGACGACCGCTATTTCGATTGCGGCGACCGCATCGTGCACATGGAGAACGGGCAGATCACCGGCGATGCGCGCACCGGCGCCGACGATGATGCGCGGCGCGAGGACCCTAAATTTCCCGAGCCCTCGTTCGTCTTCCAGTCGACCCCCATTTGA
- a CDS encoding hypothetical protein (KEGG: reh:H16_B1681 siderophore biosynthesis related protein/acetyltransferase or N-acetylase of ribosomal proteins (CO), which produces MAAGEIVVEHREGEGIVARCEDGSRLALAPDAATGGVVLSDVRAADGATAFSLLLRALEQATALRPAPVPLPVSGLDADRSALAAALRSRLLAEGLAAGGGAVLDVFPEALWQQAELWLPQARPPFAQRFALTQGRRHPVRPPKPAGIVYTRFIPWLGTRFELRTVDVATDLARFSRWMNDPRVAEIWDEAGDLAKHRAYLEGFAADPHMLPLMGTVDGVPFAYFEVYWAKENRIAPFYDAGDHDRGWHVLVGEDAFRGRAYVATWLPSLMHFIFLDDPRTQRIVGEPRSDHHQQLRNLERSGFARMSTFDFPHKRAALVMLLRERFFGDRLFVPGGGLPVAALAEKAPPPRVFAEA; this is translated from the coding sequence ATGGCCGCTGGAGAGATCGTCGTCGAGCATCGCGAGGGCGAGGGCATCGTGGCCCGGTGCGAGGACGGCTCGCGCCTTGCCCTGGCACCCGACGCGGCGACGGGCGGCGTTGTGCTGTCGGATGTCCGCGCGGCGGATGGCGCAACGGCCTTCAGCCTGCTGCTGCGGGCGCTGGAGCAGGCCACTGCCCTGCGGCCCGCGCCGGTGCCGCTGCCCGTTTCCGGGCTGGATGCGGACAGGAGCGCGCTTGCGGCGGCGCTCAGGTCGCGCCTTCTCGCCGAAGGGCTCGCGGCCGGGGGCGGCGCGGTGCTCGATGTGTTCCCGGAGGCGCTGTGGCAGCAGGCCGAGCTGTGGCTGCCGCAGGCGCGCCCGCCGTTCGCGCAGCGCTTCGCCCTCACCCAGGGCCGACGCCACCCGGTGCGGCCGCCGAAGCCGGCAGGCATTGTCTACACGCGCTTTATTCCCTGGCTCGGCACGCGCTTCGAGCTGCGGACGGTGGACGTGGCCACCGACCTTGCGCGCTTCAGCCGCTGGATGAACGATCCCCGCGTCGCCGAGATCTGGGACGAGGCCGGCGATCTTGCCAAGCACCGCGCCTATCTCGAGGGGTTCGCGGCCGACCCCCACATGCTGCCGCTCATGGGGACGGTGGATGGCGTGCCGTTCGCCTATTTTGAGGTCTATTGGGCCAAGGAAAACCGCATCGCGCCCTTCTACGATGCCGGCGACCATGATCGCGGCTGGCACGTGCTGGTGGGCGAGGACGCCTTCCGCGGGCGGGCCTATGTGGCGACCTGGCTGCCCTCCCTCATGCACTTCATTTTCCTCGATGATCCGCGCACCCAGCGCATCGTCGGCGAGCCGCGCTCCGACCATCACCAGCAACTGCGCAACCTAGAGCGGTCGGGGTTTGCGCGGATGAGCACATTCGATTTCCCGCACAAGCGGGCCGCCCTGGTGATGCTGCTGCGCGAGCGCTTCTTCGGCGATCGCCTGTTCGTGCCCGGTGGGGGCCTGCCGGTTGCGGCGCTGGCGGAGAAGGCACCGCCGCCGCGCGTTTTTGCCGAGGCGTGA
- a CDS encoding L-ornithine 5-monooxygenase (L-ornithine N5-oxygenase) (KEGG: bbt:BBta_1093 L-ornithine 5-monooxygenase (L-ornithine N5-oxygenase)) produces the protein MTFSESRPLPATRRPVEPKSEGEDGIHDLIGVGFGPSNLAIAIALAGMGDVGVSTHFIEKQQSFVWHGGMLLPGSDMQISFLKDLALPRDPSSPFTFLAYLHEKGRLMDFINQKTFFPSRLEFNDYLRWAARRFDACVSYGEEVVALEPEVSGGTVDVVRVVSRGVDGRSKVRRARNVALATGGTPRVPELFAPFRSVPRIFHSAAYLSNIDTFGFDTHPAPRIAVVGAAQSAAEIFLDLSARFPNGHVDMIVRGHALRPSDDTPFVNEIFNPDFTDFIFHQSEPRRRALIADFKSTNYSVVDADLIARIYSLLYQQKVSGEERHQVRRLTQVTRVAEAEGGIVLDLSIGPEGTEGRAVYDAVVLATGYARDSGRALLAGLEPYVTVGAVGRDYRLATAPGFRPSVFIQGTNESTHGLSDTLLSVLATRGQEIADAVLAARSASGASVAPVRRQMGRA, from the coding sequence ATGACCTTTAGCGAGAGCCGCCCATTGCCCGCCACCCGTCGCCCTGTTGAGCCGAAATCCGAAGGCGAGGACGGGATCCACGACCTCATCGGCGTGGGCTTCGGCCCGTCCAACCTTGCCATCGCCATTGCGCTGGCCGGAATGGGAGATGTCGGGGTCTCGACCCATTTTATCGAGAAGCAGCAGAGCTTTGTCTGGCATGGCGGCATGCTGCTGCCGGGCAGCGACATGCAGATCTCCTTCCTGAAGGATCTGGCCCTGCCGCGCGATCCCTCCAGCCCTTTCACCTTTCTCGCCTATCTGCACGAGAAGGGCCGGCTGATGGACTTCATCAACCAGAAGACGTTCTTCCCCAGTCGCCTGGAATTCAATGACTATCTGCGCTGGGCGGCGCGCCGCTTCGACGCTTGCGTGAGCTATGGCGAGGAGGTGGTGGCGCTGGAGCCGGAGGTGTCCGGCGGAACGGTGGACGTGGTGCGGGTGGTCTCGCGAGGGGTGGACGGACGCTCGAAGGTGCGGCGGGCGCGCAATGTGGCGCTGGCCACCGGGGGCACCCCGCGGGTGCCGGAGCTGTTCGCGCCGTTCCGCAGCGTGCCGCGCATCTTTCATTCGGCCGCATACCTCTCGAACATCGACACGTTCGGGTTCGACACGCACCCCGCCCCGCGCATCGCGGTGGTGGGCGCGGCGCAGAGCGCGGCGGAAATCTTCCTCGACCTGTCCGCCCGCTTTCCCAATGGCCATGTGGACATGATCGTGCGCGGCCACGCCCTGCGCCCCTCCGACGACACTCCCTTCGTGAACGAGATCTTCAACCCGGACTTCACCGACTTCATCTTCCACCAGAGCGAACCCCGGCGGCGGGCGCTGATCGCCGACTTCAAGAGCACGAATTACTCGGTGGTAGACGCGGACCTCATCGCCCGGATCTACAGCCTGCTCTACCAGCAGAAGGTGAGCGGGGAGGAGCGCCACCAGGTCCGCCGCCTCACCCAGGTGACGCGGGTAGCGGAGGCGGAAGGGGGCATCGTGCTGGACCTCTCCATCGGTCCGGAGGGGACCGAGGGGCGGGCCGTCTATGATGCCGTCGTGCTCGCCACCGGCTATGCCCGCGACAGCGGCCGGGCGCTGCTCGCCGGGCTGGAGCCTTATGTCACCGTCGGCGCGGTGGGGCGCGACTATCGCCTTGCCACCGCCCCGGGGTTCCGACCTTCGGTGTTCATCCAGGGCACCAATGAGAGCACCCACGGCCTCAGCGACACCCTGCTCTCGGTCCTCGCCACCCGGGGCCAGGAGATCGCCGATGCGGTGCTGGCCGCCCGCTCGGCTTCGGGGGCTTCTGTAGCACCGGTGCGGCGCCAGATGGGGCGCGCGTAG
- a CDS encoding hypothetical protein (KEGG: atc:AGR_L_450 hypothetical protein) — protein MTQIAPPARRSSKNPVVTALRFAFRVVCGVVILLDELVRPLYRPLIRRIAELRLMQAFEGWVARRSPYLVLVLIGVPYIVVEPLKFLALIGIANGHGKVGVLAFLLANLVSFVLIERIFSAGKAQLMTLRPMAWLITTAGAVRASVVSWLRLAELKARLRVLARWARLHLR, from the coding sequence ATGACGCAGATCGCCCCGCCCGCCCGCCGCAGCTCCAAAAACCCGGTCGTCACCGCGCTGCGGTTTGCCTTCCGAGTGGTGTGCGGCGTGGTCATCCTGCTCGACGAGCTGGTGCGGCCGCTTTACCGCCCGCTCATCCGCCGCATCGCCGAACTGCGTCTCATGCAGGCGTTCGAGGGATGGGTCGCCCGGCGCTCGCCCTATCTGGTGCTGGTGCTCATCGGCGTGCCCTATATCGTGGTGGAGCCGCTGAAGTTTCTGGCGCTGATCGGGATCGCCAACGGCCACGGGAAGGTGGGCGTGTTGGCCTTCCTCCTCGCCAATCTGGTGAGCTTCGTCCTCATCGAGCGCATCTTCAGCGCCGGGAAGGCGCAGCTCATGACCTTGCGGCCCATGGCCTGGCTGATCACGACCGCGGGCGCCGTGCGCGCCTCCGTGGTGAGCTGGCTGCGCCTCGCCGAGCTCAAGGCGCGGCTGCGGGTCCTGGCGCGATGGGCCCGCCTGCATCTGCGCTGA
- a CDS encoding Invasion associated locus B family protein (PFAM: Invasion associated locus B family protein) — MTASRSFSLRIGAVLGAGAAVMLAATWLVAISAAEAQQQQQQRTAQPAAPAAPTGPVKTETQRFDSWILTCQELPPAAGAKTAKKTCWATMRVTDAKTNRAVLVLKVGRDGKDVPTLAITTPTGVLVREGVDFTLGQNVRRLAFQTCAQAECEASISYDQAFANDLSAAKEATVSFYLIDGRQVSVKVAIAGIDKVLAALKKA, encoded by the coding sequence GTGACCGCTTCCAGATCCTTTTCCCTTCGCATCGGCGCGGTGCTTGGCGCCGGCGCCGCCGTGATGCTGGCCGCCACCTGGCTGGTGGCCATCTCCGCCGCCGAGGCGCAGCAGCAACAGCAGCAGCGCACGGCCCAGCCGGCGGCGCCCGCCGCCCCGACCGGGCCGGTGAAGACCGAGACCCAGCGCTTCGACAGCTGGATCCTGACCTGCCAGGAGCTGCCCCCGGCGGCCGGCGCCAAGACCGCCAAGAAGACCTGCTGGGCCACCATGCGCGTCACCGACGCCAAGACCAACCGCGCCGTGCTGGTGCTCAAGGTCGGCCGCGACGGCAAGGATGTGCCGACCCTCGCCATCACCACCCCCACCGGCGTGCTCGTGCGCGAGGGCGTGGACTTCACACTTGGACAGAACGTGCGGCGCCTCGCCTTCCAGACTTGCGCCCAGGCTGAGTGCGAGGCTTCCATTTCCTACGATCAGGCCTTCGCCAACGACCTCTCCGCCGCCAAGGAGGCGACCGTCAGCTTCTACCTGATCGACGGTCGCCAGGTGAGCGTGAAGGTGGCCATCGCCGGCATCGACAAGGTCCTGGCCGCCCTCAAGAAGGCCTGA